The Pangasianodon hypophthalmus isolate fPanHyp1 chromosome 20, fPanHyp1.pri, whole genome shotgun sequence genomic sequence GAGTTACAGGATTAGCTAAATGCTAAAGTCGGGCCTAAGAGCCCGCGCGTGCAGCAAACCAAAGCGTCGAAGctcacgaaaaaaaaaaatcagcgaGATAAATTTAGCTTAAACAAAAAACGAGATAACAGCAAGATGTTTCACGTAGGAGCCTATTTTTCTCCTTCAGAAGTCAGGAAAGCCGGCAAAACGGCGGACGACGCAGTAAACATGACCGACGGTATTGTTTTCCAGCGAGTCCGCCATTTTGTCCACGCGGCACAAGTTCCACAAACCAACCGAAATATTTTCTCGAATATTCGACAAGAGACTTTCTACATTCAGTAACTAGTAAAGGCTAACccagagctttttatttatttattcatttttaagaaaCCACGATTATTgcttacaaaaacacaaaaatggcGCCTGACTACTTAGCTGCAGAAACTTACCCGTTTTTCAAATCAATCTCCAGCAGCTTTCCATAACCGCTGAAGAACCTCTGGATGTCCTTTTCGCGGACATGATAGCTCAGCCTGCCTACGTATACACGAGGCATTCTTCCACTTTACTTTCTAGTCCAAACCAATAAACTtgatttcttaaaaaataagatTTCCTTCACGTCCCCTTCACGACAATACCGTCTTCCACCACGTCCGTGAGGATAAAACGGATCCCCGCGGTGCTCAATTTATATAAGCGGTGACGCCACGACTATCGATGACGACATATCcggttgtaaaaaaaaaaacaaaaaaaaaaacggttgtAGAATTTTTACAATAATTTTTCGATAATCTGTAATGTAAAATTCgtattaaatgtataatatatatatatatatatatatatatatatatatatatatatatatatatatatatatatatatatatatgtgtgtgtgtgagaaaatgcTCTAGCTAATCCACCAAAGGAATACATTTCTACTGAACCTtgttcaataaattaaaaaaataaataaataaaaaatttaatgatTGATTACACACACCAAGCACTAAAGTGTATATTCACCaaacatgcctgtgtgtgtgtgtgcattttgtaCTTTATATCATATAGTTTTGAAATTCTACACGGCCAAAGCTTTGCAGATGTCggaccatcgcacccatatgtggttcttccccaaatagTTGCCACAATgttagaagcacacagttgtctagaatgtctttgtttgctggAGCATTATacttttccttcactggaactaagaggcccaaacctgctccatcatcacaatgcccctgtgcacaaagcgagcacCATGAAGACATGACGTGttgaggttggagtggaagaactcgagtgtcctgcacagagccctgacctcaaccccactgaacacctttgggatgaactggaacaccgactgaaccccagacctcctcatctaacatcagcgcctgacctcactaatgctcttgtagctgaatgaacacagatccccacagccacgctccaaaatctagtggaaagccttcccagaagagtggaggttatctggaatgggatgttcaacaagtacaaatcagtgtgatggtcagatgtccacaaacctttggccatttAGCGTACTTTATTTGGATCTTTTACAGTACAGTTCACTGCAAAATACTGACCTGCAAATCTGCAATGCAGTCTGTGAATGTAGTATAATTCAGTCATTTGTACAGAAAACAAAGCAATGGCCAGACATACTTGTTCTggaaattaaacattattttattcatctatAAATTGCAAACACTTTATCCAGACACtcataaaaaattaacaatacTCTCATATGTTACATTTGTACGTGATTTGTACATGTTAAGAGATAAAGTAAGAGTTAAAGTCACATGTATTGTACATGTTAAAAGAGTTAAAGTCACATATTATTATGTAAAGGAATAAGATGCATCTTATTGTAAGCCTTTTTTTTAGAGTTGCAGTTGCACaatctgtgttttaaattatGTTGGACCTATTAGCAGCTCAGCAGTTAACACTAGGTAGGTTACATAAatacggaataaaacacattggggtgtgctgttataggaaaataatcaacaatttacatataacaacacatcccaaagtattttatttcttataccGCAGACCAACACTACCAAATTTTCATTTACtaaagaacatcatactttttatccatttgtattTTCAGGTTAGTTCCATTTGTCACTtgtgctataaacagtcattccttcaccatcctcatattttctttcctctcttcaAGACAGAAGAGCTTGTCATGATACTGAGAAACCATAAACTCCTTGATCCAGAAGACTTTCACGTGTTGGAAAGCTTGTTGGAAAAGGTACAGCTTTATCATTGACTGTTACGgtgctctgacactggagactccttctacaAATGTTAAATGCCTCTTCAAAGAAAACTAACATTTCATAATTAAACATGTAGTACAAGTCATGCCATAAGTGGTTACTAGTAAGTGCATTAATGTAGATCTGTGATTTGGAGCTGGaactagaaaattaatcaacaccttccaaccaatcagatcaaaGTATTCAACAGCGCTGCAGTGTAAGCTTAATTAATGACCAATTCTGTTATTAATATCAGTTCTCCTCCTCAGTGCTTGatacaaaaatgaattaaaataaactcAAACCTTCATCTATCCCAGGTCATCTCTTACAGGACCTGTACACTTTTTCTTTATGAGCTTTACCATTACACACATTCTTTGAATGAAACAATGCCAGTGTCACAGAAGACACCACTCCCACTTCCATTGAGCAAAGCGATAACACAACGACTCAACATTCTCACTGAGTGTTCTGTGAACGGTCCATCACGGGCCATCCTCAGAGCTCATTGTGATTGTGTAAATCTATGGTAATTACTATTAATCACTGAAAGCACATGATCAGCCTGGATGGATGTACTTTAAGAGCCTCACGAATTACTTGTGCTGCAGGAAAATTTATCTAGAGTTTACTCTGAGTCATATCTTTCACTCGTAACACTCCCTCTTGTGCACAGGAAGCTGCCAGAACACCATCTTGTCTCCACAAGCGGCCTTGCACCAAGCCTCTGCTgcctcctaaaaaaaaaaaaaaaaaaaaaaaaaaagaggatgaaGAATATGTGTtagtttatataaatgtttaggTTATCTTAAAGGGACATTCACATACCAAGCGTAACAAACATGAACGTTgtgctgaatatttttttttttaaaggcttgAGCcagcaaacagaaataaagactACAACACTCTCAGTCTCCATGACAGTGCTATTGCTTTCTATTTCATGTTAATGTGCACTAATTAACTTGACAGAAATCAACTTAATTAGTGCATATTAACATGActtgacagaaagagaaattaatCAATGTGGgatgcaattttttatttatttatttttgctaaatatGTGTTTAGCTTGAGAGTAAGCTGCTGGAGGAGAAAcctaatcaattttttttaaaaaattttttgctTAATAAAAGGAAAGGCTCTCTTAACAGTGtttaaatgacatttctttatatttggTGGATTTTTTTGTAACAGAAACTAATGTAAGTCAAGCACAtctcagcttaaaaaaaaaaaaaaaaaaaaaactgtacaggGTTTGGGTTACAAACCGAGGACTATTGGAGAGAAATTCTTGTTCAAGCAATCATCACTTGCCTGACACACATCAACAAAGATTCTCACGACATGTTATTGAAATTTCTGAATGTCACGTTTCACTTCTGCTGTAATTGACCTGCCATTAATATCAATCAACCATTAATATACCATTGAAAGAGCCGTGggtcctttttgtttttaatcatttacatgATCTATAAATGATCACAAATGACCACAGACCTGCCCATGGACTTTCACATTCATACAGCATCCACTGATCTGCTCTGAATTTGTTGTGGAACCACATGGTGTGATCCAGAGAGGCTAAGAACTGGGTTCTGTATTGGGGGTACGGCATCATCGTGGTGCCGAGGAATGAGTAGTCAGACACATATGCAGCAACACAGCAGTGCAGTTTCATGTCAGCCtctcctggggaaaaaaaaaaaaaaaaaaacacacattacacacatcaaTATGCATCTGCACAAGTGATATAGTTTATTAAGAATAATTGACTGCGATTCTTTTGGAGTTACTGGGAACtcagatgtgatttttaaatagttaaCCCATCCTGCACGATTgggttttattatgtatttttgctGACTGAGGGAGTGATTTCCGCATTGGACTTACCTATATGTCCTTTCGATCGTACCCAGAACAGTTTTTTTGGCTCCATCGGGACACGTGTGTAAGTGTCAGGTGGATTCACTGGCTTTACCTCAATGGGAACCTCATCTGCAAGGATTTTATTCAGCCCCTGTTTAGTGTTATCAGCTACATTCGGGTCACTGTGAAACCAGACGGATGCAACATGTGAAAAGATTTAATCAGCCGCATGATTTAATCAGCCAACGGGTAACGTATGTCTCTTTGTGATTCCTACCTGAGGTACTGCTGGATGAGTTCCTCCACTGTGAGCAGGGCATCAGGTGGGGGGACGCTGGGCATGGTGAACTGATGCTCTAACGGACTGGGCTGCAGCTTGTGAAAGGACGCCTGACATATCAGTATGGGCTGACCGTGCTGGATGGCTTTCACTGATCGCACACAGAAACTGCGACCGTCTCGAATCCGTTCCACTTGGTAAAGCACCGGAACCTTAGGGTCTCCTGTAGCACAAGGTAGAATACAGAAGGATGAAAGGTATAGAGCACTttctatatatgtatagatTTCACGGAAggttttcttttgcattgtaCACACAAGAACAGCCTACAAGCCATGTAGAGTTACATGGTTAAAAAAGTATTAGTTCAGTGTATAATTTTTGTTCTTACCTGCTCTTACGAAGTAACAGTGTAGAGAATGAGCATAGAGATCATCACTGACAGATTTGGCAGCAGCCACCAGAGCCTGACCCACAATCTGACCACCAAACAGGCGTCGAGTCCGAGGAACCCAGTGATGCTTCCCTCtgtcaaaacacaaacatgccaCACATTTATGAATAAGGCACGTGAGAGGTCAAAGACTTCCCAactctggtcctggagtacctcctgtcctgcacataGGACATGAGTTCCcatcccaaccctggtcctggagtacctcctgtcctgcacataGGACATgagttcccaaccctggtcctggagtacctcctgtcctgcacataGGACATGAGTTCCCATCCCAACCCTGGCCCTGGAGTACCTCCTGTCCTGCATATAGGACATgagttcccaaccctggtcctggagtacctccTGTCCTGAATATAGGACATGAGTTCCCAACCCTGGCCCTGGAGTACCTCCTGTCCTGCATATAGGACATGAGTTCCCAACTCTTGTCCTGGAGgacctgtcctgcacatttaagtgttttctctgctgtaATACACCTGTGCATTATAATATATAGCACCAGGAAGTTGTCTGACAACACTACAActactgttttttaaattttgtatttatttatatttttacctGTAAAGGTCGATGTCAAGCTTCTCTAAATTCAGAACGCTTGTCACCAGGACGCTTCTGAGATCCGGAGATTGTGTAAAACTCAAAGAAACATCAtctcctgtctctgtctgtgacCCTGCACCGGTTTCCGCCATTTTGGACTAGAAGCGGAAGAGTTGAAAAAGAGTGGACGCCTCGAGGATCACGTGACGATCGAACCTGCATTCCGATTGGCTCCCTTGGAGAGCGAGCGTTGGCATAGTGACGCCGCACGAGGGCAGTGCAGCTCTGTGAAAACAAAATTACTTGATAAACCGACAATTTTTTATCATAAATCACAAAAACGTTGATTTTTTCAACTTGTGCATGTAGCATAAGTCATGAAAACATGTTAATTTatttaggaaataaaataacattgtttGGAATCATAGGTTTTCTCAGAATTAcgtgaataaacacacagacagcaataTTTTCATGGTGatatacttaatttttttttaaaataattatttataaataattacagtatCAAATAATTACTAGAAACAGATTTGATGTTAAACActgtatttaaacatatttaaatcacATAAAGCAATCatataaaaaatcataaaaattttaaaatgttacaatttttaatattaagataaaataaaatacaataaaatacattttactgaGGAAATTGTTAGGaaacagtgttaaatatttattatttattctgataaataaaaatataatttttaaatataaaatgcagtaaaaaaaaaagagagaaagaaagaaagaaaaaaaggtagGAAGGAGTGAAtgcagaaaggaagaaaaggagagaggaaggaaagaggaaagaaaggaaagaaggaattaagaaaaaaaaggaaggaagaaaagagtAAAATGTCCCTGCTAGGTCAAAACCTagtaaaaacatatataaacacacacacacacacacacacacacacacacacaaatattatattataatattatattaatgatatttttaaaatataatctaTTTGTCTTACCATCCttgacataattatttaatgcagctaattaatgctcttaaccacaaaataaaaccttttggcttttttatttatttatatatttttaataaaagctgcaagaaacaaacaaagaaagaaaacagccaaaggtcaaaactgtcatgTTCCTGTCGTTGTGGGGACCtgtggtcctcaccaagatataaaagcacgaacacacacacacacacacacacacacacacacacacacacacacacacacacacacacagaggcgaGCTGCATTAACGTCCACTGCTGCTATTGGCTGCTTGGACCCGCGCCCTGCTCCACTCGTCTCTCCGTCacgggttttttttcccccctcaatattttattattatatatttttttattttcctccatCCCTCTGTCTCCATGGCTACACCGGACGGCGCGGAGGAGCGCGTGCCGCAGCGGGGCCGATCTCAGAGCGACCCGAGCGTCCTGACCGAGGCTCGCGCCGAGCTCGCACACCGTGCAGGTGagaggagatgatgatgatgaggatgatgaggatgatgaggatgaggatgatgaggatgaggatgatgatgatgatgctttgGTGCTGTGTCTCTGTTCATTTATTCCTGGACAGCCCTGTTATTGCACTGAGATGACGTGTAGTCAGACGGATTACAGTATGAGCTGTGCATTTACTATTCCTCACATCCAGTGCATTTACGggtttgttgtttttgcagGATGCGTGCACGGTGCACGGTGCACGCGACTAGTAACAAAAATCAATATCGTGTTGTCTAGAAGCTGAGAAGGTTTCGGCTGCTAGAAATGTCAGTGCATGGAAGGGTTAAACCGTGGAGAGGGGAGCAGCTCAGGGGAGCCGAGCTGAGCTCTGCTACTGTAATgtgattaaaaatttaaaatgatggGCTATTTGGAATTACATTTGGATTTTTGGAGATTCCCCCCAAAAATGGTAACAAAActgtatttatcatatttattatattatatttatctttttatatgtATCTTTCACTTGGACATGTGGctataaaaaagatttaagatacatacactatatggccaaaagtttgcggacacctgaccatcacacccatatgtggctgTTCACCAAACTGGTGCcccaaatttggaagcacacaattgtatagaatgtctttgtagactataacattacaatttcccttcactggatctaaggggcataaacctgttccagcctgacagtgctcctgtgcacattgtcattatcacatgaggacatgttttgccaaggatggagtggtagaactcgagtggcctgtacagagccctgacctcaacccactgaacacctttgggatgaactggaatggtgACTGCACCGCAGGCCtcctcgaccaacatcagtatctgatctcactaatgcttttgtggctgaatgaacacaaatccacacagctatgctccaaaatgtagtggaaagcttcccagaggagtggaggataacagtaaattgggactaaatctggaatgggatgttcaacaagcacatgctgtatgaatgttatagtcaggtgtccgcaaacctttggccatatagtgtatttggaGCATTATTACCTTTTTAAAGTAACGTAAAGCTTTACACTAGATGCACCGGGAGAATAAACAGCAGGCTTCCACATGATACGATACAATTTCAGTTCTTAAgattcgatatttgacgataccactgaatctgatcCGATACGATACCATGCAATACGCTACGATATAATACGATTTATTAGCCTTCCTATcgatatgtgaccaactttgtttAGAGTTCATGACTGATGATGAGGTAGAAGTAGAAGAACTACTTAAATTAGAGATGGCACCGATCTGGCGCTGATCCAGTATCAGTATCGAGCTGAAACcagcaaaaaatggtggatcggaTATCGGAGAAAACAAATCAGATATCAgttcctgtaacaaatggcaaagattggaaTTAGATTTGGATAAGaagtttattttttggaatGGGAAATGTTTACgtataaagagacttgattgtttttttcttttgttaagactgattttattgtatttataatatttacaatgtgagtgttttttttaaggca encodes the following:
- the acot8 gene encoding acyl-coenzyme A thioesterase 8: MAETGAGSQTETGDDVSLSFTQSPDLRSVLVTSVLNLEKLDIDLYRGKHHWVPRTRRLFGGQIVGQALVAAAKSVSDDLYAHSLHCYFVRAGDPKVPVLYQVERIRDGRSFCVRSVKAIQHGQPILICQASFHKLQPSPLEHQFTMPSVPPPDALLTVEELIQQYLSDPNVADNTKQGLNKILADEVPIEVKPVNPPDTYTRVPMEPKKLFWVRSKGHIGEADMKLHCCVAAYVSDYSFLGTTMMPYPQYRTQFLASLDHTMWFHNKFRADQWMLYECESPWAGGSRGLVQGRLWRQDGVLAASCAQEGVLRVKDMTQSKL